From the genome of Vitis riparia cultivar Riparia Gloire de Montpellier isolate 1030 chromosome 2, EGFV_Vit.rip_1.0, whole genome shotgun sequence:
CCCCATGgtgtaaataaaaaacattttgcaTTAACTAAGATTGAGTATTTACTttaatgaataccatattccTCGTGAATGGTGTGTTTAATAACAAAACACCTTGatggattcacctatatgaGAGTATAGGTGGGGCCACTTCCTATAATAACTTAGGCAGGTTCTCTAAagctctcatgaatatccaGGCAAGTGCATGGCTTATTAGCACCAAACCATTTTGTACAACTCATAGTTGAGAAACCATTATGGATAATAAGTTCCTTGAATTATGTAAAGAAATAgtagtttataaaaatttattttccctaGGTTTCTATGACTTAATACTTATTTATCCTAAGATTGGTTCATATCCTATAGGCACCCATTCTGATGCATTTCATTCTAGTTTTCTTCTAATTATTAACTTCTTCACTCATACACTCTGTGGAGGATTGTAAGAAGGGTGTGTGAGTTACAACTGTTGTCAATCCCTTGGACTTGGCCCATCTGAGAGTGGTCAAGTCTTCTCAGTTAGAGAATAGATCAAGTCAAAAGAcaatgtgtttttttaaaaaaacattaaatctatTGTGATCATTCAACATCTATGGGAGAGTCTCGTTAGACTTTGCCTATAAAAAGTTGTGCTAATTAGAGTCTTGACACCatttttttgtctcttttgcacactctctctctcaacagaGTGATCTCTCTAGCTTTCCCTCTACACTCAACTTTCTCTTCAGTTTTTCTTGTACACTAGTGCTTTCTTCTATTTTGTTATAGCCATATCACACTGGTGCAACAATCTTGTAGTCTATATCCTGCTACACTTGTTCTTGCAGTTTGGTGTACTTATTCCTATAGCCTTCTATTGCAACTTGTTGCTACTATATCCATCTACTATTGTTGTAGTCTTCTACTACTCCTACTCATCTATTGCGGCTATATAATTTGCATAAGAAGCCTTTCACCCACGTCTAGTCTTACAACATAACATTGCATCTTCTTGTATATTGATGCAACAAACCACTCATACCATACCCAAGAGTGGTACAACCAACCTGTCATACTGCACTTAAGCCTCTTACAACCTCCCAATCACACaactttttcaaacttgtgtctttataagataaatatatatttactcaACCACGCCTTCATAAGGAAAAGTATTGTCTTTgggatatttttattatataattgacGATCCATAGTTATTACCGCGTGTAATTATTATGCACTTCCTTCTTCTAGATTATAgagaaaaatggtaaaaaaaaaaaaagttccaaaTTTAGGTGATATATAGGtcatttgattaaaagagatgTGGAAAATACAAATTCAAAAGGATAACATccataaatgaaatataatctCATTCAAACAAAAATACCCTATAACAATTGTTAAATTCCTTCTCATATCAAGTACTTTTTggataaaaagttaaaatataaaaatgtcaaaataaggTTATATGTgtaattttcaatatatgaaagttattttttttcaattatggaTATCATCTCattggttttaattaaatatttcttatatatgTTGACCGTATTTCTAGTCTTCTATGAAGGATTATATATGGAGTTCAGATAGTAACCAGAGTTGAGATAGTAACCATCTCCCTTTGAATATTAATTGTGGCTCAAACACAAAACTATTGATTCTTTTACACATTTGTTTATGGTAAGTACATTTTgggataaattttatttaaaaaatccagGATCTAGAATTATAACGAAGTGTAATTAATGTGCTCTCTTTCCCAATTTGATATTAAATTTTGTCAGATGcctattttcctaaaaaaaaaaacgcctTTTAGATTAAAAGAGCTTCTTctaatcactatcaaacggaATCTAATGGTGGCTTATGTATGAAACCTAATTTGCAGTGTATGGTAGCAACACTAACAAATAAGATACACAAGAACTGACAATATAAATAAACAGAAACAGATAGCAGGACTTTATTCTTACTGTTTTGAAGACTTTATTTCAATCAATCAAATACATCTCATATGAATTCAAACAAGTGAACTCACTAGCTCTTCATCACTAATCAGGCCTGCCTGACTCTCTACCTGAAACCACAGGCATGAATAACCATGATTATCATAAATCAATACCTCAGATtttagggggaaaaaaagagGGAATTATAAATACATAAGAGGTCAAATAGTGATTAGATTTTAGGCTGACCATGGAAGTCTCAGTGAATGTAGGGATTGCGCCAGAAATTGGAGACGTCATAGTCCAATGGTAGCATCTCTTGATCTCCCAATACATTGACCATGTTTTCGTTCTGGATTTGTTGGTTTTGTTCCATAAATATTTGATTCTCCAGAGCCTCAATGGCGAGCTCAAAACTGGTCTTTTGAGCAGCACCAATAGCACTACCGGCAGCACCGGAGCCAAGAGCAGCACCAGCACCAACACCAGCACCAGCACCAGCACCATTAATACtggaaaaaggaagagaaacgACCCCCGGGACACCGCCACCACCAACATCTGAAAGAGCACCAATGCCTGAAACTGAATCTGTAGTACCTGGAGGAGCCGCATAAGCAGGAGCATCTACAACACCACAAAAAGTGCCAATTCCCGAAAGAACTGCACCAACACCAGCAAAAGCACCAACATTTGAAACACCCATACCCATACTCGCACCCGCTCCCACTACACCACTAACACCACCCACACCACCAATACCAGCAATAGTCCCCCCAATGCCTGCATTACTACTGCTACTACCCCCAGCTCCTGCTACTTGGGGCTGGGCAACGGGAACCAGACTCATCCTGTGCTTTACTCCCTCCAACTGATCATCAATTGCCCACATCAAATCCCCCAGGTCTCTGCTGTCTAAACCCTCCAACCGCTTACCACTCAAACACTGGGTCCTTAGATGTTCAATCTCGCTCTTCCTGTTTTTCTTCTGCTGTTTCCCCAGTTCGTCCCTCGCTTTGGTTATCCTCTGCCAGGTGAAATTTTCTTGGTTTAGGACCTTCTTAGTTTGGTCATTCTCCGGCCGGCTCTTGAAGTCAGCAAGCACTCGTTCGACCTCACTGGGGGAAGGCCAAACTTCAGGTTGTTGATGATAGGGGCTGTAGGTGATGGCACACGCATCAACGCCGCATAAAATACTGAGTTCTTTAACCTTTTTCATCAGACCCTTCACTCTTTTCTTGTATGTGGCTTTACGAGCGGTGTCGTTGACAATCCACTGAAGCTTAACCTTCTTCCTGGCCATTCTCTCAATGCTTAATTTCGTGATACCTTTGCCCCAACCCTCTAGTATATGTACCGGAGGTATTACGGGGAGACTTAATGGGTAAAATTGGAGTATCCTATAAATTGATGGTACAATTAATAGGTTCTGCTAATTTGGGGGACAAATTTTGGAGGGGTCCTGGTAATTATGTTTATGATGATTAGTTggattgattaagaaaatggttggttggtctgatgttttcctttttccactCTTATCACTGAATCCAATAGGATATTTCTTTTAATCTCATTCCACCATTTGAATccaatgttaaaaattttaccAATTCTGTTTGAATTTTAGTATGATGAATGGCCCATTGACAAAACCAACACATTACAACTCATGTTGCAttggaaaaaattttaattaccttATCACATCAACAATGAGTATGCCACATTAATACTCAATAAATTCCTTGCATTTTTTCTTCCGATTCCCTTGTTTTGAGACTTGGACCCCAACTTTTAAACATAGAAAAAGATCATGACCCTTTCTATTATTACATCTACAAACATTcaaactttataaaatatttgagggAAATAATGttcaaataagataataatattgGTTGCTACTTTGAAGATTAATATTATTCTATAAACTATATGCATAGTTTGTAATTGATCTATATTATACTTGTTTTCTGTTTTGAATTATCATGGGTTTTGGTTCTTATATTTCATAAATTGGCTTATATTACTATTTCTATCATTTGAGCACTTTTTCCTTGTGCATGCAATGAATATTAGTAAGCTAAAATTTGTGCTCTAACTCTTTACAATGTCTATTTTTGTATTAGTTTTTCTATTATATTGACACtatattttttcactttatttagtTAGTTTATCAATTACTTGTCTAAATTTGGAGGCTAAGTTAAAATTTAGTTGATGTACACAATGTTGAATGTcgattcatcaaaattttggcAAGAGATTTAATTgatgaatatgaaaattttataattagtttACAAGAAAAATGCCAACATTTAATCACATTATTATCATCATTCCATAGATGGCAATCTATGTTAATTACATTAAAGTTGaggaagaaaatttgaagattaGGGTATTCATGAATATCAAATTCATTAGGAAGGTAGAATGATAATCATACATGATCTTAAACAATGATTTGCTATCTATCGATTAATTTGACTAGATGTTTGATTGATCAAGCAAGTTGCTAATTGATTGAGCAACAAGTTGCTAATCGATTGGACAagattgttaggacattgagtcttgttttatgttgccaattttgtttcaatttatgtttggtcatataagtctttttagatagtgacttgctctccattgaagatcaaaggTTTCTATTCGTCCAACCAAAAAATCGCAAGTACGCCTAAAAAAGTTTGGCTTGTGGCATATAAGGTTTGTTTGAGGTATAAAAggtttagttttgtttttaagcttaaaatgtattcaaaatgtttttttcaaaaaacaggGAGGCTCAAGCGATTAATCCCGCTCAAGCGGCTTAAGTCCACTCAAGCGGTCATAATAGTCCTGCAAAGTTTAGAAacgtattttgaatgaatttcaatcAAACTCAAATCTAGAAACTTGAGATATTGAAATCTTTATGGCtattgcctataaatacctcccttGTAACCCTTTAAGGGTTTAAAGATCGGAGATTAGAAAGATCATAGAgatcttagagtttgtttgagaCCTCTTATTCTTTAGAGGTACTCTTTGAGGGAAAAGCCTTATTGCCACACCATTCCCATTCTCTTATTCAAGGATTTGATTCTTTGAATTATTGTTTGAAGACCGTAATTCCTTCGGAGGGACCGAAGGATCTACTAGGAAGCAACAAGTAGTTATTGTGTCACGAATGTGGATCAAGTTGCAGGTACtaaagagtaagtctttaggataAAGCAACCAGGTAAATCTATGTGACTTGATTTCGAATAGTGGATTTCGATTGAtaggtcttagacctcatggttttttatctccatagtttatgtgggttttccatgtaaaaatcttATGCCTCATTgtctatttctttatattttatattacattTGAATTGCCTATAAtaggttaatttgttttaatccaATATCTTGCAAGACTATTCAAAAAGGTTTATATGTATTCTTTCATCTATTCTAGTTGAAGATATTACATATATTGGATTGACTGGCTAATTGGTTATTGAGTTTTTTTAATTGGTTATCTTATGGTGGTTAtacctataaccaattattgattggttgggatcaTTATTGAGCTTGTTAGGTTGGTCATTCTGGTAGTGATTATTATTATCCCTAACATAGTTCAACATATATTGTTAAtctttaaatttcaattaaccataaaaatcagATTTTTAATTGGGGTGAAATCCTATTTGAATATCCAAGTTATCCCTATAATATCTTAGGATAAGAAAAGTgattataatttacaaatattgttttaaattttttaaatcacctatTCATGCCACCATTTCCCCCTCCCCCCACCCTATGGGTGTTCCCTATTAGACTTTCGGTTATTATTAGTAGTATTCAAAgcaatacccatttttcaattggtattagagtagGACAAAAAATCGATTCTTTATCATGTtgattaaaaatccaatttttattgtttatattatttaaaaatcaaaattttattgatcCTGTAAGTTTGATATGGAACAATCTAAAAGTGGTGCTCCTTTGAATAGTCCACCCTATTTTGATGGGAATAATTATTCTCATTGGAAAGCATGAATGATGGTTTTCCTTAAAATGCAAGGTGAAAGGGTGTGGAACTTAGTTGAATATGGTTGGGGATCACCATTGATCCTTGATGCTAAAGGAAGATCTATAGGAGAACTTAAACCTAAACATGAATGGGACAAAGTTGACAATGAAGGTAGTGAAGGTAATGTTAGGGCTTTATTTAGAATATTCAATGGAGTCAGTTGAATATGATTGGGGACCACCATTAATCCTTGATGCTCAAGGAAGATCTACAGGAGAATTTAAACCTAAACATGAATAAGGCAAAGCTGACAATGAAGGTAGTGAAGGTAATGTTAGggctttatttagtatttttaatggagTCTTTCAAAATGAGTTTCACAGGATAGCAAATTGTAATCATGCAAAGGAAGTATGGGATATTCTTCAAGTCACTCATGAAGGTATGTCTACTATAAAGATTTCTAAATTGCAAATGTTTGCTTCTAAGTTTGAGAATATTAGGATgcattaaaatcaaactttttcttccttttattcaGAATTGAGTGATATTGTAAATTCTTCATTTAACCTTGGAGAACCTATTCCTAATTCTAAGGTAGTTAGGAAAATATTGAGATCTCTTCCAAAGAGATTTAGACCTACAATAATTGTCATAGAACAGACTCAGGACATTGACTCCATGAGAGTTGATGAATTACAGGATCCATTCAAACATATGAAATGACCCTACCTAATTCTCATAAGCTTAAAGACTTTGCCTTTAAAGCTTCTAAGAATGAGGAAAAAGATATTGAAATACCATATGATATAACTCATGATTAATTGACACATATGGCAAAAGAATTAAAAGGGTCATAAGATTCAACAAAAGCTTTTATAAGAATCGAGAAtctggaaaaggaaaaagatcaAATGAATAATCATctaatgagaaagaaaaaggttcCTCCAAAGGTAAGAAAGTTGAATGCTTTAATTGTGGAGGTGTGGGACACTATTCTCAAGAGTGTCCTAGCCTTAAAAATATCAGAAAGTCTATGCAAGCAACATGGAGTGATTTAGATTTTGAACACATTGCTTCTACAACTTTTGAAGATGCAAGGTACAATCCCAATGACATGTTAGCTTTTGTTGCATCTATGAAACATGAGAATGATTCTAATTGTGATAGTGATAGTGGTGATGATGAGTTTACTGATGAACAAAAGGTTAAATTCTTTGACAATCTTGTTATTGAGcatgaaatattaattaagaGTCATATGAAAAATCATGAAGTTCTTGATGCTcataaaaataagattgatgTACTTAATGCTGAAAAATCTAATTTACTTAAGGAAATTAGATTTCTTAAATTTGAGCATCATTCTCTCCTTGAGAAAAATAATGTCCTCACTTAATAAATCAAGAATAATAAGTTTTCTTCAtctatgaatgaaaattttcacccTGGAACTAAAGTGCTTAATGAAATACTTGATAAATGCAAAACTCATGGTAACAAAAGAGGTTTAGGGTATAtcaacaaagatgaaactcCCTATAGTGGAGAAATTTTGTTTGTCAAAGGTAAGGATGATACCCCTAACCAAGTAGAATCTCCTAAAAAACATCACTATGCATACACTATAAGAAAACTAGACACTCTCAATTTAAATGTTACACTAAGTTTCTAGAAATGTGTTGAAACTCAAATGAATAGActtatgaatgattttaattcccttaaaaataacatcttaAATAATGGGAAGGAGAATAAAACCAATCAGA
Proteins encoded in this window:
- the LOC117929781 gene encoding agamous-like MADS-box protein AGL86: MARKKVKLQWIVNDTARKATYKKRVKGLMKKVKELSILCGVDACAITYSPYHQQPEVWPSPSEVERVLADFKSRPENDQTKKVLNQENFTWQRITKARDELGKQQKKNRKSEIEHLRTQCLSGKRLEGLDSRDLGDLMWAIDDQLEGVKHRMSLVPVAQPQVAGAGGSSSSNAGIGGTIAGIGGVGGVSGVVGAGASMGMGVSNVGAFAGVGAVLSGIGTFCGVVDAPAYAAPPGTTDSVSGIGALSDVGGGGVPGVVSLPFSSINGAGAGAGVGAGAALGSGAAGSAIGAAQKTSFELAIEALENQIFMEQNQQIQNENMVNVLGDQEMLPLDYDVSNFWRNPYIH